The Musa acuminata AAA Group cultivar baxijiao chromosome BXJ2-2, Cavendish_Baxijiao_AAA, whole genome shotgun sequence genome has a segment encoding these proteins:
- the LOC135604744 gene encoding probable polygalacturonase: protein MAMDEDSSSNVRLEDCYIVSGDDCIAIKSGWDEYGIAFNMSSKHIVIRRLTCISPTSAVIALGSEMSGGIQDVRAEDITAIHSESGVRIKTTIGRGAYVKDIFVRRMNLHTMKWVFWMTGTYGQHPDDKFDPKAIPVVQNISYSNVVAKNVTMAAKLEGIPGAPFTGICIYNVTAEVVKSKKPIWNCTDVEGVSSHVTPTPCAQIPEYPDRITHCPFPEDDLPVNGVGLEECAYQRAKP, encoded by the exons ATGGCCATGGATGAAG ACTCATCCTCCAATGTCCGCCTTGAGGACTGCTACATAGTCTCAGGCGATGACTGCATCGCCATTAAAAGCGGTTGGGATGAGTACGGGATTGCATTCAACATGTCAAGCAAACACATAGTGATCAGACGGCTCACCTGCATCTCCCCCACGAGCGCTGTCATCGCCCTGGGAAGCGAGATGTCAGGAGGAATCCAAGATGTCCGGGCCGAAGACATCACGGCCATCCACTCCGAATCCGGCGTCAGGATCAAGACGACCATCGGAAGGGGAGCTTACGTGAAGGACATATTCGTGAGAAGAATGAATCTGCACACAATGAAGTGGGTCTTCTGGATGACGGGCACCTACGGGCAGCACCCGGACGACAAATTTGATCCGAAAGCCATTCCGGTGGTGCAGAATATCAGTTACAGCAACGTGGTGGCCAAGAACGTGACCATGGCCGCGAAGCTGGAGGGGATTCCCGGCGCGCCCTTCACCGGAATATGCATCTACAATGTGACGGCGGAGGTGGTGAAGTCGAAGAAGCCGATTTGGAACTGCACCGACGTGGAGGGCGTATCGAGTCACGTGACGCCCACTCCCTGTGCGCAGATTCCGGAATATCCAGATCGTATAACGCATTGCCCCTTCCCTGAAGATGATCTACCTGTGAATGGTGTTGGGCTAGAGGAGTGTGCTTATCAGAGAGCCAAACCATGA